Genomic window (Streptomyces liliiviolaceus):
TGGCCGTTGACCGTGCACTGGATGGTGAGGTCGGACGGGTCGAGGTCCGTCTCCACCCAGGGGCCGAGCGGGCAGGAGGAGTCGAAGCCCTTGGCCCTGGCCCACTGCTTCTCGCGCCGCTGGATGTCGCGCGCGGTGATGTCGTTGGCGCAGGTGTAGCCGAGGATCACGTCCTTGACACGTTCGCGCGGGACCTCACGGCACATCCGGCCGATGACCACGGCCAGCTCGGCCTCGTGGTGCAGTTCCTCGGTGAAGGAGGGGTACGCGATGTCGTCGCCGGAGCCGATCACCGAGGTGGAGGGCTTGAAGAAGGCGAACGGGGCGTCGGGCACCTCGCCGCCCATCTCCTTGGCGTGGTCCGCGTAGTTGCGGCCGAAGGCCACGACCTTGTTCGGGAGCACGGGCGGCAGGAGGCGGACCTTGCTCAGCGGGACCTTGGTCCCGGAGAGCTCGAAGTCGGCGAACGGGATGCCCTTGATGATGTCGAGCACGAGGCCGTCGGTCGATCCAGGAGGGCTCT
Coding sequences:
- a CDS encoding fumarylacetoacetate hydrolase family protein, translating into MRIARFSIDGNVAFGAVEGESPPGSTDGLVLDIIKGIPFADFELSGTKVPLSKVRLLPPVLPNKVVAFGRNYADHAKEMGGEVPDAPFAFFKPSTSVIGSGDDIAYPSFTEELHHEAELAVVIGRMCREVPRERVKDVILGYTCANDITARDIQRREKQWARAKGFDSSCPLGPWVETDLDPSDLTIQCTVNGQQRQLGRTSEMIHSIEDLIVNITEAMTLLPGDVILTGTPAGVGPLGVGDEVAVTIEGIGTLTNKVVKRG